In a single window of the Nodularia spumigena CCY9414 genome:
- a CDS encoding helix-turn-helix domain-containing protein — protein sequence MAGGESQTPVSLSDRELQIIDLVAAGLTNQDIAVKLEISKRTVDNHISNILTKTQTENRVALVRWALQWGKICLDEVNCCVLPIKND from the coding sequence ATGGCTGGTGGCGAGTCTCAGACCCCTGTTAGTCTGTCAGACAGAGAACTGCAAATTATCGACTTAGTGGCCGCTGGCTTAACTAACCAAGATATTGCAGTCAAACTGGAGATTAGCAAACGCACAGTTGATAACCATATCAGCAATATTCTCACCAAAACCCAAACCGAAAACCGAGTAGCTCTCGTCCGTTGGGCATTGCAGTGGGGTAAAATTTGCCTAGATGAAGTTAATTGCTGTGTCCTACCCATCAAGAACGATTAG
- a CDS encoding carbohydrate kinase family protein, with protein MSNPRVLCLGEILFDCLADQLGLTLEEVKSWTPYPGGAPANVACALVKLGTPAGFIGAVGEDEPGNELVKLLEEIGVDTTGVQRHSTAPTRQVYVVRDLAGDRNFAGFGEYDTSEFADTRLKAEQLPESLFQEADFLVLGTLELAYPESEQAVHRALDLAEQYDLKIILDVNWRPVFWQDADMARQKIQEIWKRVDFLKLSKEESEWLFDTTDPGAITYRMDTIDGVLVTDGEHGCTYCLGENEGNLPSYPIDVVDTTGAGDSFLAGFIHQLSLHGIQGLQDAETAKKVVAYANAVGALTTIKAGAIASQPTAAEIDAFLASHQV; from the coding sequence ATGAGCAATCCCCGTGTTTTGTGCCTTGGTGAAATTTTGTTCGATTGTTTAGCTGACCAATTGGGGCTAACGCTAGAAGAGGTGAAGTCCTGGACTCCTTACCCAGGGGGTGCGCCGGCTAATGTGGCGTGTGCTTTGGTAAAACTCGGAACTCCCGCAGGTTTTATTGGGGCTGTTGGTGAAGATGAGCCAGGGAATGAGCTAGTTAAGCTTTTAGAAGAAATTGGTGTAGATACCACAGGGGTGCAACGCCATTCTACAGCACCAACGAGGCAAGTTTATGTGGTGCGCGATCTGGCAGGCGATCGCAATTTTGCCGGATTTGGTGAATATGACACCTCTGAATTTGCCGATACCCGGTTAAAAGCTGAACAATTGCCAGAATCGCTGTTTCAAGAGGCTGACTTTCTGGTATTGGGTACTCTGGAATTAGCTTATCCTGAAAGTGAGCAGGCAGTTCATCGCGCCTTAGATTTAGCCGAACAATACGACTTGAAGATTATTCTGGATGTCAACTGGCGACCTGTATTTTGGCAAGATGCAGATATGGCGCGTCAAAAAATCCAGGAGATATGGAAGCGAGTTGATTTTCTCAAACTTTCTAAAGAAGAGTCCGAATGGCTATTTGATACTACAGACCCAGGTGCTATTACTTACCGCATGGATACCATTGATGGGGTGCTGGTGACAGATGGTGAACATGGTTGCACTTATTGTTTGGGCGAAAATGAAGGTAATTTACCTTCTTATCCGATTGATGTTGTGGATACAACTGGTGCTGGGGATAGTTTTTTGGCAGGATTTATCCACCAGCTAAGTCTACATGGTATTCAAGGTTTGCAGGATGCAGAAACAGCCAAAAAAGTTGTTGCTTATGCTAATGCTGTGGGGGCGCTAACTACTATTAAAGCAGGTGCGATCGCTTCTCAACCGACTGCGGCTGAAATCGATGCTTTTCTGGCTTCTCATCAAGTTTAG
- a CDS encoding DUF6391 domain-containing protein, giving the protein MNTSTSVDFFSFDLTAPQPTQDADLLRQLSFIPGLKEIILLRQVHALEHATVWVLSEANSAYTPSRPTKVQVDNELLGGLSTEQGFYLYGEVNISDLRRAVTLGLNRLINGEWDLAVHPRCGTNASVAMLLTAGLAVSVNLLLPFRPIEQLIGLGIAATTAAELAPDLGSIAQRYLTTAIPFNLVIENITLTRDLWGRQGHFVKVSWRD; this is encoded by the coding sequence ATGAATACTTCAACCTCTGTTGATTTTTTTAGTTTTGATTTGACCGCACCGCAACCAACACAAGACGCTGATTTACTCAGACAGCTATCATTCATCCCAGGATTAAAAGAAATTATCCTGCTGCGACAAGTTCACGCCCTAGAACACGCTACTGTTTGGGTTTTGAGTGAAGCCAACAGCGCTTATACACCTAGTAGACCCACAAAAGTACAAGTAGATAACGAACTCTTAGGCGGTTTATCCACAGAACAAGGATTTTACCTTTATGGTGAAGTAAATATCAGTGACTTGCGGCGCGCGGTAACACTAGGCTTAAATCGTCTCATCAATGGTGAATGGGATTTAGCTGTTCATCCCCGGTGTGGCACAAATGCCTCAGTAGCCATGCTGTTAACAGCCGGACTAGCTGTCAGTGTCAATCTACTACTACCATTCCGACCAATTGAGCAATTAATTGGCTTAGGAATAGCAGCCACCACAGCCGCAGAACTCGCACCTGATTTAGGTTCCATAGCCCAGCGCTACCTCACCACCGCCATTCCCTTTAACCTAGTAATTGAAAATATTACCCTGACTCGTGACCTTTGGGGACGACAGGGACATTTTGTCAAAGTCAGTTGGCGAGATTAA
- a CDS encoding serpin family protein, with protein sequence MNRQKLSGVEKKFLQRRYGVSLGRRYVLAAASVVLFGVLGCSQVSGNTNSLTQSEQPYSETRLPKKTLISDAKLVDANNKFGFKLFSEIWKNHSSQDNIFVSPSSVAIALAMVYNGASGSTQQAMAKTLELQGMSLPEINSAYATLKELLENPDPQVQLTIANSLWANQEATLQPNFLQSTQDFYKAKVTNLDFKDAASANTINEWVKDSTRGKINKIVEKIEPDQVLFLINAIYFKGKWSNQFDKSQTAKHPFTSISGEQKQHPMMSQTGEYRYYENDQFQAVSLPYGEDGKVSFYIFLPKEESNLQTFSENLNFDNWEKWLSQFRNRDGFIRLPRFKTDYDVTLNDALKALGMAEAFTNQANFSGMGKNLKISEVKHKTFVEVNEEGTEAAAATSVGMVPTSFREKPEPFRMIVDRPFFSVIRDNQTGSILFMGSITDPQ encoded by the coding sequence ATGAATCGGCAGAAACTAAGTGGTGTGGAAAAAAAATTCCTACAAAGACGTTATGGTGTGAGTCTAGGAAGACGCTACGTTTTAGCAGCAGCTAGTGTTGTTCTGTTCGGTGTATTAGGGTGTTCTCAGGTTAGTGGAAATACAAATTCCCTGACACAATCTGAGCAACCCTATTCAGAGACTCGCTTGCCAAAAAAAACCTTAATTTCTGATGCCAAACTCGTGGATGCTAATAATAAATTTGGCTTCAAACTGTTTTCAGAAATTTGGAAAAATCACAGTAGTCAAGATAACATTTTTGTTTCTCCTTCAAGTGTAGCGATCGCTCTGGCAATGGTATATAATGGAGCCAGTGGTTCTACTCAACAAGCAATGGCTAAAACCCTAGAATTACAGGGGATGAGTCTACCAGAAATTAACTCTGCTTACGCCACATTAAAAGAGTTACTAGAAAATCCTGATCCGCAAGTGCAATTGACTATTGCTAACTCCCTATGGGCAAATCAAGAAGCTACTTTGCAGCCGAATTTTCTCCAAAGCACCCAGGACTTCTACAAAGCCAAGGTCACGAATTTAGACTTTAAAGATGCTGCATCTGCCAATACTATCAATGAATGGGTTAAAGACAGTACCCGTGGAAAAATCAACAAAATAGTTGAAAAAATTGAACCTGATCAGGTATTGTTTCTGATTAACGCCATATATTTTAAAGGAAAATGGAGCAATCAGTTTGATAAATCACAAACTGCCAAACATCCTTTTACATCAATATCTGGGGAACAGAAGCAACACCCGATGATGTCGCAAACTGGCGAATATAGATACTATGAAAACGACCAGTTTCAGGCGGTGAGTTTACCTTATGGCGAAGATGGCAAAGTCAGCTTTTATATCTTTTTACCCAAAGAGGAATCTAACCTGCAAACCTTTTCTGAAAACTTGAATTTTGATAACTGGGAAAAATGGCTGTCTCAGTTTAGAAATCGAGATGGATTTATTCGCTTACCCCGCTTCAAAACCGACTATGATGTCACACTCAATGATGCACTAAAAGCTTTAGGTATGGCAGAAGCTTTTACCAATCAAGCCAACTTTTCCGGGATGGGAAAAAATCTCAAGATTAGTGAAGTAAAACATAAAACATTTGTTGAGGTAAACGAAGAAGGTACAGAAGCCGCAGCCGCAACATCAGTAGGAATGGTACCAACATCTTTTAGAGAAAAACCAGAACCTTTCCGC
- a CDS encoding glycosyltransferase, translating into MRKLYFLVPGTYGKFACGGLWAELKTVKLAQQICSADVVTYRQRETDQLFIDDLLTAENLDAAIFVISWGFDIAQLAAKLKQYHVIYHAHSAGYKFRLPGSIPIITVSRNTMGYWGQKSPNSLIYYLPNQISNEFKNLHLDRDIDVLVQARKSSEYLIQELIPALQQQCKLKLVDSYVEDLPGLFNQAKIYLYDSAEYWAQQLVSEGFGLQPMEALACGCQVFSSVNGGLSDYLDPGFNCYKIAGYSKEYDVQRVIKALRYSQTIQLPEEFFAEYRTENIIQRFQVILAELNEFFDHKIDFSHNIQDLSKTRVAKLRIQSIYKKVRQKYFE; encoded by the coding sequence ATGAGAAAGCTTTACTTTTTAGTTCCAGGAACATACGGCAAATTTGCCTGCGGTGGACTTTGGGCGGAATTAAAAACAGTTAAACTCGCGCAGCAAATCTGTAGTGCTGATGTCGTCACTTATCGCCAAAGAGAAACAGACCAACTGTTTATTGATGATTTGCTGACAGCAGAAAATTTAGATGCGGCAATATTTGTGATTAGCTGGGGATTTGATATCGCTCAACTAGCTGCTAAACTCAAGCAATATCACGTTATCTACCATGCCCATAGTGCAGGTTACAAATTTCGCCTCCCTGGGAGTATTCCCATTATCACAGTTAGCCGCAACACAATGGGATATTGGGGGCAGAAATCTCCTAATTCTCTAATTTATTATTTGCCCAATCAAATTAGTAACGAATTTAAAAATTTACATCTGGACAGAGATATTGATGTTTTAGTTCAAGCCCGAAAATCTTCAGAATATTTAATCCAAGAATTAATTCCGGCTTTGCAGCAACAGTGTAAACTAAAATTAGTTGATTCTTATGTAGAAGATTTACCTGGGCTATTTAATCAGGCGAAGATTTACCTGTATGACTCCGCCGAATATTGGGCGCAACAGCTTGTTAGTGAAGGCTTTGGACTACAACCAATGGAAGCCCTTGCTTGTGGCTGTCAGGTGTTTTCCAGTGTCAACGGTGGACTGTCAGATTATTTAGATCCTGGATTTAATTGCTATAAAATCGCCGGATACTCAAAAGAGTATGATGTGCAACGTGTGATTAAGGCGCTGAGATATTCACAAACTATCCAATTACCAGAAGAGTTTTTTGCCGAGTATCGAACTGAAAATATTATCCAACGATTCCAAGTTATTTTGGCGGAATTAAACGAATTTTTTGACCACAAAATCGACTTTTCACACAATATTCAGGATTTGTCGAAAACTCGTGTGGCTAAACTACGCATTCAGAGTATATACAAAAAAGTCAGACAGAAATACTTTGAGTAA